The following coding sequences lie in one Arachis ipaensis cultivar K30076 chromosome B05, Araip1.1, whole genome shotgun sequence genomic window:
- the LOC107644808 gene encoding cytoplasmic tRNA 2-thiolation protein 1 isoform X1, which translates to MEQERERNGRLCCLCSGRAALRRPKTLQQLCRECFFRVFEDEIHQVIVSNGLFTRGERVAIGASGGKDSTVLAYVLAKLNQTHDYGLHLFLLSVDEGITGYRDDSLETVHRNQIQYGLPLKVVSYKDLYGWTMDEIVATIGKKNNCTFCGVFRRQALDRGAALLKVDKLVTGHNADDIAETVLLNILRGDIARLSRCTSITTGEDGPIPRCKPFKYTYEKEIVMYAYFKRLDYFSTECIYSPNAYRGFAREFIKDLERLRPRAVLDIIRSGENFRISTTAKMPEQGTCERCGYISSQKWCKACVLLDGLNRGLPKLGIGRSHGVIGASGDRNERNGGKTIESKQCGTLDF; encoded by the exons ATGGAACAAGAAAGGGAGAGAAATGGGCGATTGTGTTGCCTGTGCAGTGGGAGGGCCGCCTTGAGAAGGCCGAAAACCCTCCAACAGTTATGCAGGGAGTGCTTCTTTCGGGTCTTTGAGGACGAGATTCACCAAGTCATTGTCTCCAATGGCCTCTTCACACGTGGGGAGCGTGTGGCAATCGGTGCTTCAGGCGGCAAAGACTCCACAGTCCTGGCCTATGTGCTAGCTAAGCTTAACCAAACCCATGACTATGGCCTCCATCTCTTCCTGCTCTCTGTTGATGAGGGCATCACCGGCTACCGTGATGACTCCCTTGAAACTGTTCACAGAAACCAAATTCAGTATGGACTGCCTCTCAAGGTTGTCTCTTACAAGGACCTCTATGGTTGGACCATGGATGAAATTGTTGCCACCATTGGTAAAAAGAATAATTGTACCTTCTGTGGTGTCTTCCGTCGGCAGGCCCTTGATCGTGGTGCTGCACTCTTGAAAGTAGATAAGCTCGTTACCGGTCATAATGCCGACGATATTGCAGAGACAGTTCTCTTGAATATACTTAGAGGAGATATTGCTAG ATTGAGTAGATGCACTTCCATAACCACAGGTGAAGATGGGCCCATTCCCAGGTGCAAGCCTTTCAAGTATACATACGAGAAGGAGATCGTAAT GTATGCATATTTCAAGAGGCTCGACTACTTTTCCACTGAAT GCATCTATTCTCCAAATGCTTATCGTGGTTTTGCCCGAGAGTTCATCAAAGATTTGGAAAGACTCAG ACCTCGGGCGGTTCTCGACATCATTAGATCGGGTGAGAATTTCAGGATATCTACAACTGCAAAAATGCCAGAGCAAGGAACATGTGAACGGTGTGGTTATATTTCTAGCCAG AAATGGTGTAAAGCTTGTGTCCTTCTTGACGGATTGAATCGAGGTTTGCCTAAGCTTGGAATTGGACGAAGTCATGGTGTCATTGGTGCATCCGGGGACAGAAATGAAAGGAATGGTGGAAAGACCATTGAGAGTAAACAATGTGGAACTCTAGACTTCTAA
- the LOC107644808 gene encoding cytoplasmic tRNA 2-thiolation protein 1 isoform X2, which produces MEQERERNGRLCCLCSGRAALRRPKTLQQLCRECFFRVFEDEIHQVIVSNGLFTRGERVAIGASGGKDSTVLAYVLAKLNQTHDYGLHLFLLSVDEGITGYRDDSLETVHRNQIQYGLPLKALDRGAALLKVDKLVTGHNADDIAETVLLNILRGDIARLSRCTSITTGEDGPIPRCKPFKYTYEKEIVMYAYFKRLDYFSTECIYSPNAYRGFAREFIKDLERLRPRAVLDIIRSGENFRISTTAKMPEQGTCERCGYISSQKWCKACVLLDGLNRGLPKLGIGRSHGVIGASGDRNERNGGKTIESKQCGTLDF; this is translated from the exons ATGGAACAAGAAAGGGAGAGAAATGGGCGATTGTGTTGCCTGTGCAGTGGGAGGGCCGCCTTGAGAAGGCCGAAAACCCTCCAACAGTTATGCAGGGAGTGCTTCTTTCGGGTCTTTGAGGACGAGATTCACCAAGTCATTGTCTCCAATGGCCTCTTCACACGTGGGGAGCGTGTGGCAATCGGTGCTTCAGGCGGCAAAGACTCCACAGTCCTGGCCTATGTGCTAGCTAAGCTTAACCAAACCCATGACTATGGCCTCCATCTCTTCCTGCTCTCTGTTGATGAGGGCATCACCGGCTACCGTGATGACTCCCTTGAAACTGTTCACAGAAACCAAATTCAGTATGGACTGCCTCTCAAG GCCCTTGATCGTGGTGCTGCACTCTTGAAAGTAGATAAGCTCGTTACCGGTCATAATGCCGACGATATTGCAGAGACAGTTCTCTTGAATATACTTAGAGGAGATATTGCTAG ATTGAGTAGATGCACTTCCATAACCACAGGTGAAGATGGGCCCATTCCCAGGTGCAAGCCTTTCAAGTATACATACGAGAAGGAGATCGTAAT GTATGCATATTTCAAGAGGCTCGACTACTTTTCCACTGAAT GCATCTATTCTCCAAATGCTTATCGTGGTTTTGCCCGAGAGTTCATCAAAGATTTGGAAAGACTCAG ACCTCGGGCGGTTCTCGACATCATTAGATCGGGTGAGAATTTCAGGATATCTACAACTGCAAAAATGCCAGAGCAAGGAACATGTGAACGGTGTGGTTATATTTCTAGCCAG AAATGGTGTAAAGCTTGTGTCCTTCTTGACGGATTGAATCGAGGTTTGCCTAAGCTTGGAATTGGACGAAGTCATGGTGTCATTGGTGCATCCGGGGACAGAAATGAAAGGAATGGTGGAAAGACCATTGAGAGTAAACAATGTGGAACTCTAGACTTCTAA
- the LOC107644809 gene encoding RHOMBOID-like protein 2, with protein MSGSYRDLEAGGANKNNMAPIRNSNRNYYYAAPTTSTTASHLYHSETTWTSWLVPMFVLANSVVFIVAMYINDCPNKNSGIRVRGHCVATFLGRFSFQPLSENPLFGPSSITLTKMGALQWDSVVNHHQGWRLITCIWLHAGVVHLAANMLSLVFIGIRLEQQFGFVRIGIIYLLSGFGGSVLSSLFIRNNISVGASGALFGLLGAMLSELITNWTIYTNKAAALLSLLVIIVINLAIGILPHVDNFAHIGGFLTGFLLGFIFLPRPQYGWLEQQRLPSGVRFKSKYKAYQYALWLISLVLLIVGLLIALVMLFRGDNGYDHCHWCHYLTCVPTSKWKCNDS; from the exons ATGTCTGGGAGTTACAGAGATCTAGAAGCTGGTGGGGCTAACAAGAACAACATGGCACCGATACGGAATTCCAACAGGAATTACTACTATGCTGCTCCTACTACTTCTACTACTGCTTCTCATCTTTATCATTCAGAAACCACTTGGACATCCTGGCTTGTTCCTATGTTTGTTCTTGCCAATTCTGTTGTTTTCATTGTCGCTATGTACATCAATGATTGTCCCAACAAAAATTCTGGTATTCGGGTTCGGGGTCATTGTGTGGCTACATTTCTCGGTAGATTCTCCTTTCAGCCTCTCTCTGAGAATCCATTGTTTGGACCTTCTTCCATAAC GTTGACTAAGATGGGAGCCCTTCAATGGGATAGTGTTGTTAATCATCATCAGGGATGGAGACTTATCACTTGCATTTGGTTACATGCCGGAGTTGTTCATTTGGCAGCAAACATGTTGAGCTTGGTCTTTATCGGCATTCGTCTCGAACAACAATTCGGGTTTG TGAGGATAGGAATCATTTACCTGTTGTCTGGATTTGGTGGGAGTGTGCTCTCGTCTCTATTTATTAGAAACAATATCTCTGTTGGTGCTTCTGGTGCTCTTTTTGGACTTCTAGGAGCAATGCTTTCGGAACTTATTACTAACTGGACTATTTATACCAACAAG GCTGCTGCATTACTCTCACTTTTGGTCATTATTGTCATCAATCTTGCCATTGGCATTTTGCCCCATGTTGATAATTTTGCTCACATTGGGGGATTCCTAACAGGATTTCTCCTTGGCTTTATCTTTCTTCCTCGTCCTCAATACGGTTGGCTAGAGCAGCAGCGTCTTCCTTCTGGTGTTCGCTTCAAGTCAAAATACAAGGCTTACCAATATGCTCTATGGCTTATCTCTCTTGTTCTATTGATTGTTGG GTTATTGATTGCTTTGGTGATGCTATTCCGGGGTGACAATGGCTATGATCATTGCCATTGGTGTCACTATCTAACATGTGTTCCAACTTCTAAATGGAAATGCAATGACAGTTAA
- the LOC110272171 gene encoding uncharacterized protein LOC110272171, with product MSRPTENFTAEPPPGSRSLMCWVPPEPNLFKLNVDAAISNEGANGGGAVIRNSEGEIMVAATWLFSTTSTIEAEATACLLGLNLALECCFFYLALEGDNVDVIKALKGNDTHRNYFGTLVSNCKEALGKFRSIHISHVKREGNKVAHALAKLALTQPNVIWLEEAPEHVTNLAHLDILSS from the coding sequence ATGTCAAGGCCGACAGAGAACTTCACAGCAGAGCCACCACCAGGGAGTCGTAGTTTAATGTGTTGGGTGCCGCCGGAGCCAAATCTCTTCAAATTGAATGTGGATGCAGCAATTTCAAATGAAGGAGCGAATGGAGGAGGAGCTGTTATTAGGAATTCTGAAGGAGAAATTATGGTTGCAGCTACTTGGTTATTCTCAACCACATCTACAATTGAAGCGGAAGCCACAGCTTGTCTTTTGGGCcttaacttagcattggagtGCTGTTTTTTTTATTTAGCCTTAGAAGGAGATAACGTTGACGTTATCAAAGCTTTAAAGGGGAATGACACTCACAGGAATTATTTTGGAACTTTAGTGTCAAACTGTAAAGAGGCTTTAGGTAAATTTAGATCTATTCACATTTCCCATGTAAAAAGGGAGGGAAATAAGGTAGCCCATGCTTTGGCCAAATTAGCTCTGACCCAACCAAATGTTATATGGTTGGAAGAAGCTCCTGAACATGTAACTAATTTGGCCCATTTAGATATTTTGAGTTCTTAG